One window of the Eucalyptus grandis isolate ANBG69807.140 chromosome 8, ASM1654582v1, whole genome shotgun sequence genome contains the following:
- the LOC104414757 gene encoding uncharacterized protein LOC104414757, whose product MKIKNANDGALTNFEVLSFLQSRGASKEVAATVAPSEYKVFQYLVNTAVDKQTKESVSDLLGKVKKYDLAKAEVLNIINLRPTSAVGIYTIVEKCDARLGEEGAQDLADIVTEVSPPPEEPRSEEGLPQANDV is encoded by the exons ATGAAGAT AAAGAATGCCAATGATGGTGCTCTAACAAACTTTGAGGTCCTGAGTTTCTTACAGTCTAGAGGCGCTTCAAAGGAAGTGGCTGCAACAGTTGCACCATCAGAATACAAAGTTTTCCAGTACTTAGTCAACACCGCTGTGGACAAGCAAACAAAAGAGAGTGTTTCTGACCTTTTGGGGAAGGTGAAAAAGTATGACCTTGCAAAAGCGGAGGTGCTTAACATTATCAACCTTAGACCAACTTCAGCTGTTGGTATTTATACG ATTGTTGAGAAATGCGATGCCCGATTGGGAGAAGAAGGAGCCCAAGATCTTGCGGACATAGTGACCGAGGTATCGCCACCTCCAGAGGAACCGCGGTCCGAAGAGGGTCTTCCTCAGGCAAATGATGTTTGA